The Saprospiraceae bacterium genome includes a window with the following:
- the lpxD gene encoding UDP-3-O-(3-hydroxymyristoyl)glucosamine N-acyltransferase, which yields MQINVRQIAELVNGEIQGDPEILLYGPGKIDEGKPGTITFLANDKYEHFIYDSNASAVLVNKSFRPVKPVKPTLIFVENVYTALSVLLTKFDIGLAKDSGTASTAVIDNTSIIGQNVSIGHHCIIRKNVEIGDNAIIYGQVFVGDGVRIGKNTKIYPGVKIYHHCVIGDNCVIHANAVIGSDGFGFANNAAGEYQKIPQVGNVILENNVEIGANTVIDRATMGSTLISQGVKLDNLIQIAHNVVIGKNTVIAAQTGIAGSTTIGANCMIGGQVGIVGHIHIADGAMIQAQSGISSSVNNENAKLYGSPAIEYSNYLKSYAYFKKLPDLAYQIRMLENEIDKLRQTLKGEV from the coding sequence ATGCAAATAAATGTACGACAAATAGCCGAACTGGTCAACGGAGAAATACAGGGAGACCCCGAAATACTGCTTTACGGTCCCGGAAAAATAGACGAAGGAAAACCGGGAACTATAACTTTCCTTGCAAATGATAAATATGAACATTTTATTTATGACTCCAATGCTTCAGCGGTATTAGTAAATAAAAGTTTCAGACCTGTTAAGCCTGTCAAACCTACACTCATTTTTGTCGAAAATGTATATACCGCACTGTCTGTATTACTTACAAAATTTGATATTGGACTTGCGAAAGATTCAGGAACTGCATCTACTGCTGTGATAGACAATACTTCTATTATCGGACAGAATGTTTCTATCGGTCATCATTGTATTATCAGAAAAAATGTGGAAATTGGAGATAATGCAATTATCTATGGCCAAGTATTTGTCGGAGATGGTGTCAGAATTGGTAAAAACACTAAAATATATCCGGGTGTTAAAATATATCATCATTGTGTCATTGGAGATAATTGTGTGATTCATGCCAACGCAGTCATCGGAAGCGATGGATTTGGATTTGCAAATAATGCCGCAGGGGAATACCAAAAAATTCCACAGGTAGGTAATGTAATTCTGGAAAACAATGTAGAAATTGGAGCAAACACAGTTATAGACAGAGCTACCATGGGTTCCACTTTGATCTCTCAGGGTGTCAAATTGGACAATTTAATTCAGATAGCTCATAATGTAGTTATTGGTAAAAACACAGTAATTGCAGCTCAGACGGGTATTGCAGGAAGTACTACGATAGGCGCAAATTGCATGATCGGTGGTCAGGTGGGAATTGTAGGGCATATCCATATCGCAGATGGTGCAATGATTCAGGCTCAATCAGGTATTTCTTCTTCTGTCAATAATGAAAATGCCAAATTATACGGTTCTCCCGCAATAGAATATTCCAATTACCTGAAGTCTTATGCATATTTCAAAAAGCTTCCGGACCTTGCGTATCAGATAAGAATGCTGGAAAACGAAATCGACAAATTGAGACAAACTTTAAAGGGAGAAGTTTGA
- a CDS encoding bifunctional UDP-3-O-[3-hydroxymyristoyl] N-acetylglucosamine deacetylase/3-hydroxyacyl-ACP dehydratase gives MSRKTIKNNTKITGKGLHSGVDVTLHLIAAAENQGIRFIRTDLPDNPAVLADTGNVSNTVRSTTIKSGLAEVSTIEHLMAALYCAGITDLNIELNGPEIPILDGSSLLFLQAIQNAGVSELPGTKDCFVVEENLTYKDETTGSEYFAFPASDFKATVIIEFPEDSLGEQSATFSNLNEFEKEIAPCRTFVMLSELEKLADAGLIKGGDLDNAIVIKDKELSDAELDNLRIKLGKPGVEITQDGFLNNIKPYFKNEPARHKLLDLIGDLALLGKDIQGHIVARKPGHKSNTEFTRILKAKFIEQRKLKGKPKYDPNSEPVMDLEMVKTYLPHRYPFLFVDKVTEISDTHIVGIKNVTFNENFFQGHFPGNPVFPGVLQMEALAQTGGILALSTVGDRGCWDTYFLKMENVKFKAKVVPGDTLILKMELLEPIRRGIVRMMGTAYVGNKLVSEGELTAQIIKRKE, from the coding sequence ATGAGTAGAAAAACGATTAAAAATAATACTAAAATAACGGGTAAGGGTTTGCATTCCGGAGTTGATGTTACACTCCATTTAATTGCAGCCGCTGAGAATCAGGGCATTCGATTTATACGGACTGATTTACCGGATAATCCGGCTGTACTCGCTGATACCGGAAATGTCTCAAATACAGTCAGATCGACTACCATTAAATCCGGACTTGCAGAAGTATCAACTATCGAACATCTGATGGCGGCACTATACTGTGCAGGAATAACAGATCTGAATATCGAGTTAAATGGTCCGGAAATTCCAATTCTGGACGGAAGTTCACTTTTATTTCTTCAGGCAATCCAAAATGCTGGAGTAAGTGAATTGCCGGGTACGAAAGACTGCTTTGTAGTCGAAGAAAACCTGACTTATAAAGACGAAACAACCGGATCTGAATATTTTGCTTTTCCTGCCAGTGATTTTAAAGCAACCGTAATTATAGAATTTCCCGAAGACAGTCTTGGAGAACAATCAGCAACTTTCAGTAATTTAAATGAATTTGAAAAGGAAATTGCTCCATGCAGGACTTTTGTTATGCTGAGTGAGCTTGAAAAATTGGCAGATGCAGGACTGATAAAAGGAGGAGATCTGGATAATGCAATCGTTATTAAAGATAAAGAACTCAGTGACGCTGAATTAGATAATTTAAGAATAAAACTTGGAAAGCCGGGAGTTGAAATCACACAGGACGGTTTTCTCAACAACATCAAACCTTATTTTAAAAATGAGCCGGCGAGACACAAATTGCTGGATCTCATTGGTGATCTGGCTCTACTGGGAAAAGATATTCAGGGACATATCGTCGCCAGAAAACCCGGCCATAAATCCAATACAGAATTTACAAGAATTCTGAAAGCAAAGTTTATCGAACAACGAAAACTGAAAGGCAAACCTAAATATGACCCCAACTCAGAACCTGTAATGGATTTGGAGATGGTTAAAACATATTTGCCACATCGTTATCCGTTTTTGTTTGTGGATAAAGTTACCGAAATTTCTGATACACATATTGTAGGTATCAAAAATGTAACTTTCAATGAAAATTTTTTTCAGGGTCATTTTCCCGGCAATCCTGTATTCCCGGGTGTTCTTCAGATGGAGGCACTTGCACAAACAGGAGGTATTCTGGCATTGAGTACAGTAGGAGATCGTGGTTGCTGGGACACCTACTTCCTGAAAATGGAAAATGTAAAATTCAAAGCCAAAGTTGTTCCGGGTGATACACTTATACTAAAAATGGAACTTTTGGAGCCGATTCGAAGAGGTATCGTGAGAATGATGGGCACCGCTTATGTCGGCAATAAATTAGTCTCAGAAGGAGAGTTAACTGCACAAATCATTAAACGAAAAGAATGA
- the lpxA gene encoding acyl-ACP--UDP-N-acetylglucosamine O-acyltransferase: MMNNLAYIHPDAKIGENVVIEPFAYISGDVEIGEGTWVGPHVTIMDGAKIGKNCRIFPGAVVGAIPQDLKYSGENSTLVVEDNVTIRECCTLNRGTKASMSTRVGKNTLLMAYVHVAHDCFIGSNCILANNVNLAGHIEIGNYVILGGLTAVHQFVKIGDHAMIGGGSLVRKDVPPFVKAAREPLSYAGINSVGLHRRGFTTEQVNHIQDIYRILFVKGTNVKKSVETIDATIPDSNEKTQILNFLQQADRGLMKGFRQ; encoded by the coding sequence ATGATGAATAATCTGGCTTATATCCATCCGGATGCCAAAATAGGAGAAAATGTCGTTATTGAACCATTTGCATATATTTCCGGAGACGTTGAAATTGGAGAGGGCACATGGGTTGGCCCTCATGTTACGATCATGGACGGTGCTAAAATAGGAAAAAACTGTAGAATTTTTCCCGGTGCTGTTGTTGGTGCAATACCTCAGGATCTTAAATACTCCGGAGAGAATTCTACCTTAGTGGTGGAAGATAATGTTACGATTCGTGAATGTTGTACATTAAACAGAGGCACCAAAGCGTCGATGTCCACCAGAGTAGGTAAAAATACTTTATTGATGGCTTATGTACACGTAGCACATGATTGTTTTATTGGTTCAAATTGCATATTGGCCAATAATGTAAATCTTGCAGGACATATAGAAATAGGCAATTATGTTATTCTGGGCGGCTTGACTGCTGTTCATCAATTTGTTAAGATCGGTGACCATGCTATGATTGGTGGTGGTTCATTAGTCAGAAAAGACGTTCCGCCGTTTGTCAAAGCAGCAAGAGAACCACTTTCTTATGCCGGTATCAATTCCGTCGGTTTACATCGTCGGGGTTTTACAACCGAACAGGTCAACCATATTCAGGACATTTACCGGATATTATTTGTCAAAGGAACAAATGTGAAAAAATCTGTTGAAACAATTGATGCTACCATACCGGATTCCAATGAAAAAACACAAATTCTGAATTTTCTTCAACAGGCAGACAGAGGTCTGATGAAAGGTTTCAGACAATAA
- a CDS encoding ATP-binding cassette domain-containing protein — protein MEVKAENLSKRYLYQWVIKDFNYYFQSGNSYAISGANGSGKSTLIKLLSGFLSSSEGSITYSHQTKDISIADIYKHLVLTAPYTDLILEYTMEEMFNFHTVFKPFKQKVTFKQFEDIIELKTYKEKQIRFFSSGMKQKVQLALSVLSDSSLLMLDEPTSYLDSNAKKWFKTLFEKQSLGKTIILASNDPFDIDLCESVIKL, from the coding sequence ATGGAAGTCAAAGCAGAAAATTTATCTAAAAGGTACCTTTATCAATGGGTCATTAAAGATTTTAATTACTACTTCCAATCAGGGAATTCTTACGCTATTTCCGGTGCAAACGGAAGTGGAAAATCCACATTGATAAAGTTGCTTTCCGGTTTTCTTTCCTCATCTGAGGGCTCCATAACATACAGTCATCAAACCAAAGATATAAGCATTGCGGATATTTACAAACATCTGGTCCTGACTGCACCTTACACAGATCTGATACTTGAATATACCATGGAAGAGATGTTTAACTTCCATACCGTTTTCAAACCCTTCAAACAAAAAGTAACTTTTAAACAGTTTGAAGATATCATCGAACTGAAAACATACAAGGAAAAACAAATCAGATTCTTTTCTTCCGGAATGAAACAGAAAGTCCAACTTGCATTATCTGTTTTAAGTGACAGTAGTCTCCTGATGCTGGACGAACCTACCTCCTATCTCGACAGCAACGCCAAAAAATGGTTTAAAACACTCTTCGAAAAGCAAAGCCTTGGAAAGACAATTATTCTGGCTTCCAATGACCCCTTTGACATCGATCTTTGTGAGTCAGTGATTAAATTATAA
- a CDS encoding insulinase family protein, with translation MKKQILFLLLVTGLLFPAILPSQKPASLPKGITQKSSVEGITEYELENGLKVLLFPDQSKPTITVNITYLVGSRHEAYGETGMAHLLEHLVFKGTPRHPNIPQELTERGARPNGTTWYDRTNYYETFSATDDNLRWALDLEADRMINSFIAKKDLDSEMTVVRNEFESGENDPSGVLMERVLSTAYLWHNYGKSTIGCRADLENVPIERLQGFYRKYYQPDNAVLTVTGKFDVPKTLQYIDEFFAKIPRPERELIPTYTKEPVQDGERIVTLKRTGDVQVVSCSYHTPPGSHPDYAAISIIDELLTNEPSGRLYKALVESKKASYVWSFAPSLKESGFIYINATLRKENSLEDVKETLLATLDNLKKDHPTQEELDRAKARLLKQWNLSFNASDRVGLTISEYIAQGDWRLFFLYRDAIEKVTLEDVVNTAVKYFKPANRTLGIFTPDENPDRSEIPNAPDLASLVDGYKGKALISEGEAFDPAHENIDKRTVKGALQSGLKYAYITKENRGDAVNANITLRFGTPKTLVGKSVVGSFAASMLDKGTKNLNRQQIQDKLDELKARVGVYGSQSSAGFSVETTHDNLPEVLNLVGEIATSAVFPKDEFEKLKEERLAQLEEQLSDPGAVANSRLQKLLSPYPKSDARYVMTMQEEIEAIKELKYEEVVSFYKENYGASEATVSIVGDFDKTKSDPVLDKYFGKWKNPSQFERITAPYTKAEPVDENINTPDKANAMFFAGINLPVGDNHPDYPALVIGNFMLGGGFLNSRLATRIRQKEGLSYGVGSWFSGSNLDESGSFGAYAIYAPENRDKVQSAFIEEIQKVRTEGFTQEELDAARSGWIQSQSVGRAQDRTLVGRLATNLRTDRTMQWDKDLQDKIMKLSAADINKVMAKHLDPDKMIYVKAGDFDKAFNVVKP, from the coding sequence ATGAAAAAACAAATTCTTTTCTTATTACTGGTAACAGGTCTATTATTCCCGGCCATCCTACCTTCTCAAAAACCTGCATCCTTACCTAAGGGAATTACGCAGAAAAGTTCCGTAGAAGGAATCACGGAATATGAATTGGAAAACGGATTGAAAGTCCTTCTTTTTCCTGACCAATCCAAACCAACTATTACCGTAAATATTACTTATCTGGTAGGTTCCAGACATGAAGCGTACGGTGAGACAGGTATGGCACATCTGCTCGAACATCTCGTATTCAAAGGCACACCACGACACCCGAATATCCCGCAGGAACTCACGGAACGAGGCGCAAGACCTAACGGTACAACCTGGTATGACAGAACAAATTACTATGAAACATTCAGTGCCACGGATGACAACTTAAGATGGGCACTGGATCTGGAAGCTGACAGAATGATCAATTCATTTATTGCTAAAAAAGATCTGGACAGTGAGATGACTGTGGTGCGCAATGAATTTGAATCAGGTGAGAATGATCCTTCAGGTGTTCTGATGGAAAGAGTCCTGAGTACAGCTTATCTTTGGCATAATTATGGCAAAAGTACTATCGGCTGCCGGGCAGACCTTGAAAACGTTCCGATTGAAAGACTTCAGGGATTTTACAGAAAATACTATCAGCCTGATAATGCTGTTCTGACCGTTACCGGTAAATTTGATGTACCAAAAACATTGCAGTACATCGACGAGTTTTTTGCAAAAATACCACGACCGGAAAGAGAACTCATTCCTACCTACACAAAAGAACCTGTGCAGGATGGCGAAAGAATAGTCACCTTAAAACGAACAGGTGATGTGCAGGTTGTAAGTTGCAGTTATCATACACCACCGGGATCACATCCTGATTATGCTGCAATTTCAATTATTGACGAGTTGCTGACCAACGAACCATCAGGAAGGCTATACAAAGCATTGGTCGAAAGCAAAAAAGCATCCTATGTGTGGAGTTTTGCCCCAAGTCTGAAGGAAAGTGGCTTTATATATATCAATGCGACTTTACGAAAAGAAAATTCATTGGAAGATGTCAAAGAAACGCTTCTGGCTACTCTTGACAACCTAAAAAAGGATCACCCTACGCAGGAAGAATTGGATAGAGCAAAAGCAAGATTGCTGAAACAATGGAATCTGTCCTTTAATGCTTCAGACAGAGTTGGTCTGACGATCAGTGAATATATTGCCCAAGGTGACTGGCGATTATTTTTCCTGTACAGAGATGCTATTGAAAAAGTAACATTGGAAGATGTAGTCAACACAGCAGTAAAATATTTTAAACCAGCCAACAGAACACTCGGCATTTTTACACCTGATGAAAATCCTGACAGATCTGAAATCCCGAACGCACCTGATCTTGCATCATTGGTAGATGGGTATAAAGGAAAAGCATTGATTTCTGAAGGAGAAGCTTTTGATCCTGCCCACGAAAACATTGATAAACGTACCGTAAAAGGAGCTTTACAATCAGGTTTAAAATACGCTTACATTACCAAAGAAAACAGAGGGGATGCAGTTAATGCCAATATTACACTCAGATTCGGAACACCAAAAACTTTGGTGGGAAAATCTGTTGTGGGTAGCTTTGCAGCATCCATGTTGGATAAAGGTACAAAAAATCTGAATCGTCAGCAAATACAGGACAAGCTGGATGAGTTAAAGGCAAGAGTAGGTGTCTATGGTAGCCAAAGCAGTGCTGGTTTCAGTGTTGAGACTACACATGACAACCTGCCTGAAGTGCTGAATCTGGTAGGAGAAATTGCTACATCAGCCGTTTTTCCGAAAGATGAGTTTGAGAAACTTAAAGAAGAAAGACTTGCACAGTTGGAAGAACAGTTATCTGATCCCGGTGCAGTAGCCAATAGCAGGCTGCAAAAATTACTGAGCCCTTACCCAAAATCTGATGCAAGATACGTGATGACCATGCAGGAAGAAATCGAAGCTATCAAAGAGTTGAAATATGAAGAAGTAGTCAGTTTTTATAAAGAGAACTACGGTGCATCTGAAGCCACTGTGAGCATCGTCGGGGATTTTGACAAGACTAAGTCAGATCCGGTTTTGGATAAATACTTTGGGAAATGGAAAAACCCTTCACAATTTGAAAGGATCACCGCCCCATATACCAAAGCAGAACCTGTCGATGAAAATATAAACACTCCGGACAAAGCAAATGCGATGTTTTTTGCAGGAATTAATCTTCCTGTAGGAGACAACCACCCTGACTACCCGGCTCTTGTGATTGGCAATTTTATGCTCGGTGGCGGATTTTTAAATTCCCGTCTGGCTACCAGAATCCGACAAAAAGAAGGACTGAGTTATGGCGTTGGTTCTTGGTTTTCAGGTAGCAATCTGGATGAATCCGGTTCCTTTGGAGCGTATGCTATATATGCCCCTGAAAACAGAGATAAAGTACAGTCAGCATTTATTGAAGAAATTCAAAAGGTACGAACGGAAGGATTTACACAGGAAGAACTGGATGCTGCCCGTTCAGGATGGATTCAGTCACAAAGTGTAGGAAGAGCTCAGGACAGGACATTGGTAGGCAGATTGGCTACTAATCTCCGAACCGACAGAACTATGCAATGGGACAAAGACCTTCAGGATAAGATCATGAAACTCTCGGCTGCTGATATCAATAAAGTGATGGCAAAACATCTGGACCCGGATAAAATGATCTATGTCAAAGCAGGAGATTTTGATAAGGCTTTTAATGTTGTAAAACCTTAA
- a CDS encoding MATE family efflux transporter, protein MRLSTSYKQILSLSVPIMLGSAAQNIIVLSDNVFLYHYSQLEFAAVGLVGVFYLIIASIGYGFSRGGQILIARRNGELNYTGAGRDFQALFLFECLLAVLMFLFLYFGSASFFKLFINNPEILEKCIDYIKPRSFGVFFSYIGVSLIAFYTGIANTRFIIYDTLILISVNIFLNYVLIFGAFGFEPMGIAGAGLASTLAEVVAFIAFVIFMIYDKANRKYKLLNLEKLNWISIANMFSISFPIVFQSILGIGSWFLFFSFIENVGSRELEISNLMRNVYLILSIPCWGYAAGINTMVSNFIGNRKRQAVLPIIIKTVKLNLLSTMLISLPILLFPEFFLYPLFGREDMSLILETKPYLLMVLAILMTFSVGGIMINGLIGTGHTKTALWIQLIFTIIYIIYSFIFIKYKYFNLNVAWGVEILYWAGIALLSFWFLKTDKWHFMKF, encoded by the coding sequence ATGAGATTAAGTACATCGTATAAACAAATCCTTTCGCTTTCTGTACCTATTATGTTGGGTAGTGCAGCTCAAAACATCATTGTATTGAGTGATAACGTATTTTTATATCATTACTCACAACTGGAGTTTGCAGCAGTCGGATTGGTAGGTGTTTTTTATTTGATAATTGCATCTATAGGATATGGATTTTCACGGGGAGGGCAGATTCTGATAGCCCGGAGAAACGGAGAATTAAATTATACAGGTGCAGGAAGAGATTTTCAGGCATTGTTTTTATTTGAATGTCTGTTGGCGGTTTTAATGTTTTTGTTTCTTTATTTCGGAAGTGCATCATTTTTTAAACTGTTTATCAATAATCCGGAGATACTTGAAAAATGTATAGATTATATAAAGCCACGAAGCTTTGGTGTATTTTTTAGTTACATTGGTGTTTCGCTAATCGCTTTTTATACCGGTATTGCCAATACAAGGTTTATTATTTATGATACTTTGATATTGATATCCGTTAATATTTTTTTGAACTACGTCCTTATTTTCGGTGCTTTTGGGTTTGAACCGATGGGTATCGCAGGCGCCGGTCTTGCCAGCACTCTTGCAGAAGTTGTTGCCTTCATAGCTTTTGTAATATTCATGATTTACGATAAAGCAAACCGGAAATACAAACTTCTTAATCTTGAAAAGCTGAACTGGATTTCTATTGCAAATATGTTTAGTATTTCATTTCCAATTGTTTTTCAATCTATTCTTGGGATTGGTTCGTGGTTTTTATTTTTTAGTTTTATTGAGAATGTGGGTAGCAGAGAGCTCGAAATATCTAATCTGATGCGTAATGTTTATCTGATTCTTTCTATACCGTGTTGGGGTTATGCAGCCGGAATCAACACTATGGTAAGTAACTTTATCGGAAACAGGAAGAGACAGGCGGTACTGCCAATCATTATTAAAACAGTAAAGTTAAACTTATTGTCCACGATGTTGATTTCATTACCCATACTGTTGTTTCCTGAATTTTTTCTTTATCCATTATTCGGAAGAGAAGATATGTCACTAATTCTTGAAACCAAACCTTATCTGCTTATGGTACTGGCTATCCTGATGACATTTTCGGTAGGTGGTATTATGATCAATGGCTTGATAGGAACAGGTCATACAAAAACGGCGCTGTGGATTCAGCTTATTTTTACAATCATCTATATCATTTACAGTTTTATATTTATTAAGTATAAATATTTTAATCTGAATGTAGCCTGGGGAGTAGAGATTTTATATTGGGCTGGAATTGCACTTCTTAGCTTTTGGTTTCTAAAGACAGATAAGTGGCATTTTATGAAATTTTAA
- a CDS encoding S9 family peptidase, which yields MHKIFILLALISITFASKSCKNKSNTESNMITYKESKLLNKTDIETPVAEKQPKELTFHGDTRIDNYYWMKLSDAQKEAKTPDEQTKKVLDYLNAENAYREKMMSHTDSFQNRLFEEIKGRIKQTDMSVPFKENGYFYITRYEEGKEYPIHSRKKENLEATEEIMLNVNELSEGHSYFAVGGRSVSPDNKILAYSEDTVSRRQYTVRFKDLNSGTMFSDVIPNTTGGIVWGNDNKTVFYSKNDDALRSYQIYSHTLGTPVKSDKLVFHEKDETFNTFIYKTKSKKYLVIGSSSTLSNEYQILEADNPTGNFRMFQPRERKLEFDISHFGNKWYIRTNKDSAENFKIMSTPETATTKENWTDLIAHNADIYIEGMDIFKDHMVISERNEGITKLKIRPWDGSKEHYIEFGEESYTAYTSINPDFETDLLRLDYTSLTTPSTTYDYNVKTKKLELLKQQEVLGVFNKADYVSERRMVKARDGVMVPVSIVYKKGFSKDGTRPFLLYAYGSYGYSMDPYFSSTRLSLLDRGFGYAIAHIRGGQEMGRQWYENGKFLKKKNTFTDFIDCGEFLVQEGYAAKDKLFAHGGSAGGLLMGAVMNMKPELWKGVIAAVPFVDVVTTMLDESIPLTTGEFDEWGNPKDKVYYDYMKSYSPFDNVEAKSYPATLVTTGYWDSQVQYWEPAKWVAKLREMKTDKNPLLMYCNMETGHGGASGRFKRLRETAMEYAFLLDLAGLGED from the coding sequence ATGCACAAAATCTTTATTTTATTAGCCCTTATTTCCATTACATTTGCATCCAAATCCTGCAAAAATAAATCTAATACTGAAAGTAATATGATTACATACAAAGAGAGCAAACTATTAAATAAAACGGATATTGAAACACCTGTAGCAGAAAAGCAACCAAAGGAATTGACTTTTCATGGTGACACCCGTATTGACAACTACTACTGGATGAAGCTATCTGATGCGCAAAAAGAAGCCAAAACGCCGGATGAACAAACTAAAAAAGTCCTGGATTATCTGAATGCTGAAAATGCTTACAGAGAAAAAATGATGTCTCATACGGATAGTTTCCAAAACAGATTGTTTGAAGAGATAAAAGGCCGTATCAAACAAACAGATATGTCTGTGCCATTTAAAGAAAACGGGTATTTTTATATCACACGGTACGAAGAAGGAAAAGAATATCCGATTCATAGTCGCAAAAAAGAAAATCTGGAAGCTACCGAAGAAATCATGCTGAATGTTAATGAACTCTCCGAAGGACATTCATATTTTGCAGTGGGTGGCCGCTCAGTCAGTCCTGACAACAAAATCCTGGCTTATTCGGAAGATACCGTAAGCCGGAGACAATATACCGTCAGATTTAAGGATTTGAATTCCGGAACAATGTTTTCAGATGTCATTCCGAATACAACAGGTGGTATAGTTTGGGGCAATGATAATAAAACCGTTTTTTATTCCAAAAATGATGATGCCCTGAGATCTTATCAGATATACAGTCATACTTTAGGTACACCCGTAAAATCTGACAAATTAGTTTTTCATGAAAAAGATGAAACTTTCAATACTTTTATCTATAAAACCAAGTCAAAAAAATACTTAGTCATCGGATCATCTTCCACTTTATCTAATGAATATCAGATACTGGAAGCTGACAATCCTACCGGAAATTTCAGAATGTTCCAGCCAAGAGAAAGAAAACTGGAGTTTGACATCAGTCATTTTGGTAATAAATGGTATATCCGTACGAATAAGGACAGCGCCGAAAACTTTAAAATCATGAGTACGCCGGAAACTGCCACCACAAAAGAAAACTGGACTGATCTGATTGCGCACAATGCTGATATTTACATTGAAGGCATGGATATCTTTAAGGATCATATGGTAATCTCCGAACGAAATGAAGGAATTACGAAATTAAAAATACGTCCATGGGATGGTTCAAAAGAACATTATATTGAATTTGGCGAAGAATCCTATACTGCATATACCAGTATCAATCCGGACTTTGAAACAGACCTGTTAAGACTCGATTATACTTCTCTCACTACACCTTCCACTACCTATGATTATAATGTCAAAACAAAAAAACTTGAATTGCTGAAGCAACAGGAGGTTTTGGGCGTATTTAATAAGGCCGATTACGTTTCAGAAAGAAGAATGGTAAAAGCCCGTGATGGTGTAATGGTTCCAGTATCCATCGTTTATAAAAAAGGATTTTCGAAAGATGGAACCCGGCCCTTTTTATTATATGCCTACGGTTCTTATGGATACAGTATGGACCCTTATTTTTCATCGACACGACTTAGTTTGCTCGACAGAGGCTTTGGGTATGCGATTGCTCATATCCGTGGAGGACAGGAGATGGGAAGACAATGGTATGAAAACGGCAAATTTCTCAAAAAGAAAAACACTTTTACTGATTTTATAGATTGCGGAGAATTTCTGGTTCAGGAGGGATATGCTGCCAAAGACAAACTTTTTGCTCACGGAGGCAGTGCAGGCGGATTACTGATGGGAGCAGTCATGAACATGAAACCTGAATTATGGAAAGGAGTAATAGCTGCGGTTCCATTTGTAGATGTTGTCACAACAATGCTCGATGAGAGTATTCCGCTCACCACCGGTGAATTTGATGAATGGGGAAATCCGAAGGACAAAGTATATTATGATTACATGAAGTCCTACTCACCTTTTGATAATGTCGAAGCAAAAAGTTATCCCGCTACATTGGTCACCACAGGATATTGGGATTCACAGGTGCAGTACTGGGAACCAGCCAAGTGGGTTGCTAAATTGAGAGAAATGAAGACAGACAAAAACCCATTGCTGATGTATTGCAATATGGAAACGGGTCATGGTGGTGCATCAGGCAGATTTAAACGTCTGAGAGAAACCGCGATGGAATATGCATTTCTGCTGGACCTTGCCGGGTTGGGAGAAGATTAA